A part of Candidatus Bathyarchaeota archaeon genomic DNA contains:
- the carA gene encoding glutamine-hydrolyzing carbamoyl-phosphate synthase small subunit gives MASQDSTFKKSKKAVLLLEDGTSFIGKGFGATGKISGEVVFSTQMVGYPEALTDPSYKGQILTFTYPMVGNYGVPDNTQDLGLPLYFESDHIQVQGLIIHELCHEPFHWASTRTLDQWLTDEGVPGIYGLDTRKLTKKLRTHGVMLGILQVFGENEEPDLDALLKNGKSIADPNQTDLVKEVSVKKPVTYSVEGQKTVVLIDCGVKFSIIRNLLKRGINVVRVPYDTSAADILAYNPNGVFLSNGPGDPKKCVRTIEAIRELSEKTPLMGICLGAQILALALGGDTYKLKFGHRAQNQPALDLESRRCYITTQNHGYAINMESLKNTPLMPWFVNPNDKTAEGVHHRSKPVFAVQWHPEASPGPYDTELLFDKFVKSLEAP, from the coding sequence TTGGCCTCACAAGATAGCACGTTCAAAAAAAGTAAAAAAGCTGTTCTGCTTCTTGAAGACGGAACGTCATTTATCGGTAAAGGTTTCGGTGCAACAGGCAAGATTTCTGGCGAAGTTGTTTTCTCAACCCAGATGGTCGGCTACCCCGAAGCCTTAACTGACCCGTCCTATAAGGGGCAGATTCTCACATTCACCTACCCGATGGTAGGCAACTATGGTGTACCAGACAACACCCAGGATCTGGGACTGCCGCTTTACTTCGAAAGCGACCACATCCAAGTGCAGGGCTTAATCATCCATGAGCTCTGCCATGAACCCTTCCATTGGGCATCCACCCGCACACTCGACCAGTGGCTAACAGACGAAGGCGTCCCGGGCATCTACGGGCTCGACACACGCAAACTCACCAAGAAACTCCGCACCCACGGCGTCATGCTGGGCATCCTGCAGGTCTTCGGCGAAAACGAGGAACCCGACCTAGACGCGCTGCTTAAAAACGGCAAAAGCATCGCTGATCCCAACCAAACCGACCTCGTTAAGGAAGTCTCCGTTAAAAAACCCGTCACATACAGCGTTGAGGGCCAAAAAACCGTGGTGCTCATCGACTGCGGCGTCAAATTCAGCATCATCCGCAACCTGCTTAAACGCGGCATCAACGTTGTGCGTGTCCCCTACGACACCTCCGCCGCCGACATCCTCGCTTACAACCCCAACGGCGTCTTTCTCAGCAACGGACCCGGCGACCCCAAGAAATGCGTCAGAACCATCGAGGCCATCCGTGAACTCAGCGAGAAAACCCCGCTGATGGGCATCTGTTTGGGGGCACAAATCCTGGCTTTGGCGCTGGGCGGAGACACCTACAAACTTAAATTCGGCCACCGCGCCCAAAACCAGCCTGCCCTGGATTTGGAGAGTCGCCGATGCTACATCACAACGCAGAACCACGGCTACGCCATAAACATGGAGTCACTCAAGAACACCCCGCTTATGCCCTGGTTTGTTAATCCTAATGATAAAACCGCTGAGGGAGTCCATCACAGAAGCAAGCCTGTCTTTGCGGTTCAGTGGCATCCTGAAGCTTCGCCTGGACCCTACGACACCGAGTTGCTGTTTGATAAATTCGTTAAGTCACTGGAGGCCCCGTAG